The following DNA comes from Marichromatium purpuratum 984.
GGCTGCACCCGCGCCACGGTGCGCCCGTACTGACGCGTGGTCTCGACCCGCTCGGCGACGACGACCCACTTCGGCGGCTGGGCGAAGAGCCCCGAGCTGGGATGGAGGTGGAAGCGACTGCCGCGCGCGCCGAGATACTCGCGCTGACCATCGCGAAAGCCGATGTTGCCGAGCAGCCCGCTGAGCAGGGCGCGATGGATCTGCTCCTCGCCGCCCTCGGCGCTGTCCTCCTTGTCGCCCATCTCCAGCATCTGCTCGCGCAGCTGGGCGTGAACATCGCGCCACTCCTGCACCCGGGTCGGCGAGAGGAAGTGACGCTGACAGAGCTTGGTGAACTTGTTGCGCGAGAGCGCGTGACGCTCGCGCTCGAGGAAGGCCCAGAGGTTGACGAAACCGAGGAAGTCGGAGTGCTCGTGGGCGAAGGTGGCGTGGATCTCGTCGGCGGCCTGCTGCTGGTCGTGGGGGCGCTCGCGCGGGTCCTGCACGCTCAGCGCCGCGGCGATGATCAGCACCTCGCGCAGACAGCGCCGCTCGGCCCCGGCGAGCAGCATCCGGCCGATGCGCGGGTCGACCGGCAGGCGCGCCAGCCGTCGTCCCAGCTCGGTGAGTTCGCCCGCGGCGTCGATCGCCGCCAGCTCCTCGAGGGTGCGGTAGCCGTCGCGCACCAGTCGCCCGTCGGGCGGATCGATGAAGGGGAAGCGCTCGATCGCGCCGAAGCCGAGCAGCTTCATCTGCAGGATGACCGCGGCGAGGTTGGTACGCACGATCTCCGGCTCGGTGAAGGCGGCGCGCTCGGCGAAGCCCTCCTCGTCGTAGAGCCGGATACAGATGCCCTCGGCGACACGCCCGCAGCGCCCCTTGCGCTGGTCGGCCGAGGCACGCGAGATGCGCTCGACCGGCAGACGCTGCACCTTGGTGCGATGGCTGTAGCGGCTGATGCGGGCGAAACCGGGGTCGATCACATAGCGGATGCCCGGCACCGTCAGCGAGGTCTCGGCGACATTGGTGGCGAGCACCACCCGACGGGTGCTGTGCGGCTGGAACACCCGCGCCTGCTCGCGCGGTCCCTGGCGGGCGAACAGCGCCAGGACCTCGGTCGAGGGCGGGTGATGCTTGCGCAGGGTCTCGGCGGTCTCGCGGATCTCGCGCTCGCCGGAAAGGAACACCAGCACGTCGCCCGGCCCCTGGGCGGCGAGTTCACCGACGGCGTCCGAGATCGCCCGCTGCATCGAGGCGTCGCGCTCGCCGGCGTGCGGCGACTCGGGCGGGCGATAGCGCACCTCGACCGGATAGGTGCGCCCGGAGATCTCGATCACCGGCGCCGGGCGCCCGGCAGCGTCGGCGAAGTGATCGGCGAAGCGCTGCGGGTCGATGGTCGCCGAGGTGACGATCAGCTTGAACTCGGGGCGCCGCGCCAGCACCCCGCGCAGATAGCCGAGCAGGAAGTCGATATTGAGGCTGCGCTCGTGGGCCTCGTCGATGATCAGGGTGTCGTACTCGCGCAGATCGCGATCCTGCTGCACCTCGGCGAGCAACATGCCGTCGGTCATCAGCTTGATCGCGGTCTCGGGGCGCACGCGGTCGTGGAAACGCACCTTGTAGCCGACCAGGGCGCCGACCTCGCCGCCGAGCTCCTGCGCCACCCGCGCGGCCAGACTGCGCGCGGCGATGCGCCGCGGCTGGGTGTGGCCGATACGCCCGAAGCGGCCGCGACCGAGATCGAGACAGAGCTTGGGGAGCTGGGTCGATTTGCCCGAGCCGGTCTCGCCACAGACCACCACCACCTGATGCTCGCGGATCAGCGCAGCCAACTCCTCGCGCCGCTCGCTGACCGGCAGGGCCGGCGGATAGTCGATCGCGGGGACCAGTGCGCCACGGCGCTCGCACAGCGCCTGCGAGGCACGCAGCCGCTGCCACAGCGCGTGCAGACCGCGCTCATAGGGCTGACCGGCGCGGGCGCGGCGGCGCAGTCCCTTGATGCGGCGCCCGAGGGTCGGGCGGTCCTGGAGCAGACAGCGCTCCAGTTCGGAATCGGCGGGAAACGATTGCTCGGTCAAGGCGATGATGTCGACGGACTTGGCAAGGAAGATGAGGATAACAGCACCGGGCGAGTGCCCGGTGCGGCTCAGGCGCGCTCGACCGGGAAGGCGAGCACGGCGTCGATGTCGGACGCGCCGGTGGCGATCATCAGCAGCCGATCGAGCCCGAGGGCGACCCCGGCGCTCTCCGGCAGCCCGGCCTCGAGCGCGGCGAGGAAATGCGCGTCGAGCGGTACCTCGGCCAGCCCGTTGGCGCGCCGCCAGTCGAGATCGGCGTGGAAGCGGGCACGCTGCTCGGTGGCGTCGGTCAGCTCCCGGAAGCCGTTGGCCAGCTCCACGCCCTCGACATAGAGTTCGAAGCGCTCGGCCACCGGGGGCGTGCCCGGGCGCACCCGCGCCAGCGCCGCCTGACTCGGCGGATAATCGTGGACGAAGCTCAACCGACCGCGCCCCAGCCCCGACTCCAGTCGGTGACTGAGCAGCAGGTCGAGCCAGCCGTCGCGATCGAGTTCCAGCCCCTCGATCCCGCCGATCCCGGCGCGGCGCGCACAGTCGCGCAACTCCACCACCGAGGTGTTCCAGGGATCGATGCCGAGCCCGTCACGGAACAGTGCCCGATAACTCACCCGCTCGACGGCGAGCGCCGGACGGTCGAGGGCGGCGCGCACCAGCGCGGCGACCTCGTCGATCAGGCGCTGATAGTCCCAGCCCGGGCGATACCATTCGAGCAGGCTGAACTCGGGGTGGTGCCAGCGCCCGCGCTCATCGTCGCGGAACACCTTGCAGATCTGGTAGATCGGCCCCGAGCCCGCGGCCAGCAGACGCTTCATCGCGAACTCGGGCGAAGTGTGCAGATAGCCCCCGGCGACCCCGGTGCCGGGGCACACCGCCAGGCTGGTCAGCGCCGGATCGGTGACCGCCGCGCACGAGAGCAGCGGGGTCTCGACCTCGAGCACCCCGGCGGCGGCGAAGAAGGCGCGGATGCGCGCGAGCATCGCCGCGCGCGCCTCGAGCATCTCGCGGGTCGCGCACGGGCGCCACGGCAGCCCTGCCGCAGTCGTGTCCCGGGCGACGGGGCTCATGCCTCCTTGGCGCGCGAGACGTACTCGCCGGTGCGGGTGTCGACCTTGATCAGCTCGCCGGTCTGCACGAACAGCGGCACGCGCACCACGGCGCCGGTC
Coding sequences within:
- the hrpA gene encoding ATP-dependent RNA helicase HrpA; this translates as MTEQSFPADSELERCLLQDRPTLGRRIKGLRRRARAGQPYERGLHALWQRLRASQALCERRGALVPAIDYPPALPVSERREELAALIREHQVVVVCGETGSGKSTQLPKLCLDLGRGRFGRIGHTQPRRIAARSLAARVAQELGGEVGALVGYKVRFHDRVRPETAIKLMTDGMLLAEVQQDRDLREYDTLIIDEAHERSLNIDFLLGYLRGVLARRPEFKLIVTSATIDPQRFADHFADAAGRPAPVIEISGRTYPVEVRYRPPESPHAGERDASMQRAISDAVGELAAQGPGDVLVFLSGEREIRETAETLRKHHPPSTEVLALFARQGPREQARVFQPHSTRRVVLATNVAETSLTVPGIRYVIDPGFARISRYSHRTKVQRLPVERISRASADQRKGRCGRVAEGICIRLYDEEGFAERAAFTEPEIVRTNLAAVILQMKLLGFGAIERFPFIDPPDGRLVRDGYRTLEELAAIDAAGELTELGRRLARLPVDPRIGRMLLAGAERRCLREVLIIAAALSVQDPRERPHDQQQAADEIHATFAHEHSDFLGFVNLWAFLERERHALSRNKFTKLCQRHFLSPTRVQEWRDVHAQLREQMLEMGDKEDSAEGGEEQIHRALLSGLLGNIGFRDGQREYLGARGSRFHLHPSSGLFAQPPKWVVVAERVETTRQYGRTVARVQPAWIEEAGRHLLQRSYSEPHWQSRAGQVAAFERVTLFGVTLVAHRRVNYGPINPGEAREIFLRFALVEGDFSTRAPFWRHNQALIEEIRALEAKSRRRDILVDEEAIYAFYAERVPSGIYSRPQFERWLREASRDNPKLLHMGRADLMCHDAAGVDAARFPDALAVGAARLPLAYHFEPGSDDDGLTLSVPVALLNQVSAERLEWLVPGLLGERVEALLRALPKSIRRSLVPIPDTAAQLVVRLQPGDRPLLQALGEAIRAVKGVHVAEDAWDPTAVPEHLRMKIRVLGDEGATLAVDSDLARLRRRFAAHAEQGFADLPDPGLERDGLTRWDFEALPERVELERGGIRLSGFPALVDQGETVAVRVLDAEARAAAAHRHGVRRLFALHLGQELRQLRRQLPQLDRMRLQYAKAPQPEGASGEEGARRVREADLADALIALALDRTFLPSAAEPLRTRAAFEARLAERRGALAAEARAVCTLAGEILGVYQRVRKTLAGINQINWMHAVLDIRAQLDALVFRGFLDGVELERLRHYPRYLQAIEQRLDKLPLGAARDRQWMNEMAPLQSQWCERMAAARAADRADPRLDEIRWLLEELRVSLFAQQLGTDGPVSVKRIRARWRELGL
- the epmA gene encoding EF-P lysine aminoacylase EpmA; its protein translation is MSPVARDTTAAGLPWRPCATREMLEARAAMLARIRAFFAAAGVLEVETPLLSCAAVTDPALTSLAVCPGTGVAGGYLHTSPEFAMKRLLAAGSGPIYQICKVFRDDERGRWHHPEFSLLEWYRPGWDYQRLIDEVAALVRAALDRPALAVERVSYRALFRDGLGIDPWNTSVVELRDCARRAGIGGIEGLELDRDGWLDLLLSHRLESGLGRGRLSFVHDYPPSQAALARVRPGTPPVAERFELYVEGVELANGFRELTDATEQRARFHADLDWRRANGLAEVPLDAHFLAALEAGLPESAGVALGLDRLLMIATGASDIDAVLAFPVERA